CCAACGTCACCttaattaaaagaatactcaagcagcagaatttaatttgaaatctaatttgaatcttttttctaatcaaattacttgagttaatcgattaatcattgcagcactaatatattgTATGTTGTAGAACAACCCATGTCTCGATAACTGTTGTatcccatatcgtgagatcgttatcgtgagccttgtatcgtaaATCGGGAGGGTTCCCACCACTACTGTAAAGTTTCCGAGAACTCTACTTGAGTTTTAACTCTTATTTTCGTTCCATTGCTTGCATAATAGGATGTTGACTCCCTTGCAGTTCTGTCAAAACTCAAAAGCAAATGATCCAATCAAATGGTGACTAATCACAAAGTCAATGAGTCCTTTTGTGTCATGATTTAATCAGAAGTTGAATGAAGCGCTTGATGACGTCATTGAGTAAGGATGTGCTAGTTTTCCATCAAAGGTTTACAGCAATTTATTCCTATGAAAATTATTATTCTGTATTTTTCTGTCCAGACTTGGGTTAAAGGTTTACAAAACAAGCTTGTGTGGATTTAGAGGTTATATTATATGATAGAAAAACACTCTTGAGGGCGTCGACTCCAAGTTGTTTTCTAGGAAGAGAGTCGCCACCCACTCAGGAGGAGGGCTAACAGCTACAAAAAGACTCACAACTTCTTTTCTAATCAGATTAAAAAGGGCCGAGTGGTTAAGGATTGACCAAGCAACAGCTATAGATTCTTCCAACACTTCGCTCAGGTAAATATAGCTGTTTTCACAACGGTTTTGCGCAAAGACTAAACAAACATGCGCCTCAGCGATGACGTGGCTGtttcgtcattttttttttagcgtgtTAAAAGTTTCTGggataaaaaatgtaattttccgATAAAATGCGCTCTAAACAAACAGTCCGTAATGTTGaataaaaatgaacattttacaatgttTCATGGTTAAATTTGAGGACGCTTGGCACGCTAGCTAGCAAATTAGCATCATGTAATTCGCACGTGATATTACATCAGACAACAACGTGCAGCAAACGTTCTTTATTCGTCaagttggtgtttttttttgtgataaaCAAGTAGTAAAAGTCCAGTCACTGCGCtctgaaaaataatttatttaaaaaataggaCTAACGATAGCTAAAATATTAGTTGCTGTTCATTTAGACAACCAGAATTGCTCTAAAAATTAGCTGTTTTCACTAGAACACACATTAACTTGGACAAATTACCTTTTACAACCCTGACACTAAAAAAACTGATAAACCAGCCTCCTACTGTTCAAACTGTCATAAATTAACtccttcagtgccattgacggtgacagaCGTCTAATTTTGACGTACTACAATTGCTGTTTTTGCGTTTACCACACACGTGACCGTGAGATTATTCATttgtatggtggaagatttgtgtctttattattcaatcaaaaaaaagttgcttcaatcaaaaaaaaatgtgtttgaatgcaaaaaataaatttgaaactcaaagaaatgcatttgaaaacaatttttcttttcttttttctttttttatgattgaagtaatgtagttttgggtttgggccacattttggctacgacatttgtctttgttattcaatcgaaaattaaattgcttcaaactaaaacatttcaaaagaaaaatcagttcaatcaaaaataaataaacttcaatcataaaaagtttttgaatgcgaaaacatATTTGACTCAGAAATTTGATGATTCAATGAGTCAATCAAAgctttttcaacttaaaaaaaaaagtgcgttcaaaACTCTCAGTActccaaataaaaaatgagctcaaaactttttgctctccaaaaaaagtgacacttcaataaaaaatatatattccaaATGGGGATATAAgggaagggcaattttatttttgcaaatattttttttcattgattgaaaatagtttttttgtttttttttttgattgaagcaactttttctgggattgaatgatttagacacctacccataatatggcccaaacacaaaaaggattgcttcaatcaaagaaaaccgttacaatgaaaaattaagtgttcaaatgcaaatatttgagtttgaaatatttttttcgcattcaaaaactttttttctacgattgaaatgttttttttttttttttttttttttttttttttttgattgaagtgatttttctttagaattttttttgttttttgaagcaacttattttttgattgaataataaagacacaaatgtcctagccaagatGTCAGGTAGTCAGGTTGGTAGTCAGCCCAAAAGCCAAACTACattactttaatcaaaaaagttgtttcaatccccccccaaaaaaattaagtcaaagaaaaatagttttcaaatgcattgtttgagttacaaatttatttttgcattcaaacacatttttttttttaaattcaataataaagacacaaatccaccTACATTCATTCGCACCTTAACCTTCCAaggcaaaatgaatttgacgtctatcgccgtcagtggtGCTGAAACACGATCATGTTCATTGCAGAATAAAGATGAACACTGAGGTGGACATGAAGGACGTGGAGCTCAACGAGCTGGACCCTGAAAAGCAGCCCATGACTGGTGACGGGCAGACTGCCGGTGGCGAAAAAAACGGCAACCTTAAAACCAAGGGTTCTGATGAAGAAGTGGCGTTCACTGGCCTGTCCAAAGAAGAACTCATGAAAGTTGCTGGTACTCCAGGGTAAGATCTGCTGCaaatcaatttttttccctAGCTAGAAATTTCTCAAAAATCCATTGTTTTTAGATGGGTAAGAACCCGTTGGGTGCTGCTTATCCTCTTCTGGCTGGGCTGGTTGGGCATGCTAGCAGGAGCTATCGCCATTATTGTCAACGCGCCGCGCTGCAAACCTATCCCGGAAATGAGGTGGTGGAATAACGGACCTCTGTACCAGATCGGTGACGCTGAAGCTTTCGCTGATGGATTGGCAGGTATTGTATAGAAACAGAAGAGTTGAGAAGTTGATAACGTCCGGAAATAGCAAAAGACTTCACGTGTCATAAAAGAGACTTGTTAACAGCTGACACGTCGAATGTCTAAAGGTCTGACGACACTAAAACCCCTGAGTCATTTCTTTGGTATCATGTGCTCTGATATCAGCTGAGGGTTAAGCAACTCCGTCGTTTTTATGCTAGCTCGGACTTCTGTTATTTTACAGCTTTAGCTTAGCTCAGCGCTTTGGTTTCCCACACTCTGGTCCTCATTTAGGAGGCGGGGATACGCATTATTCTACTGGTGAGAGGTCTTTGGCAGGCTTCCAACCACCAGCACGCATGATTTGTTCTCCCATAAAGGATCTTTTTGTGCTCACATGGTTGCTAGACAGCCAGAAGGGGCTTGTTCACATGTTCCTGATTTGTGTCAACACTCTTCCCTCGCATCTCTCCAGGTGTTGAGAAAAAACTGGACAACATCAACCAGCTTAAAGTCAAAGGTTTGGTTCTTGGGCCTTTTCACACCGTGCAGGCGGACCAGCCTAGCACTCTCAACCTGAAGCAGATCGACCCGACTCTGGGGAGCAAGGAAGACTTAAAGGCGGTGCTGGAGAAGGCTCACAAGAAGGGTGAGGACTTGCTTACTCACAAAGGGACAGTAAAATGCATGTGGAGTTGACACCACGCAATTGCATTTGACCTTCAATCCATCCATCcgttagcttaatgctaatacaccccctagcaaaaagtatggaatcaccagtctcggacgagcactcactcagacattttatcatgaagAACAAACTcgcataaaaagcttgaaaaaaaaaaaaattagttcaaaagtgcaactctttagcattcagaaacacgaaaagaaatgaagaaaaaacattgtggtggtcagtaaatgtgaattttatgttattttttttatctttgtaaatctcactggaacagcaccaaacaaaagttccagcatcatcactttgtccaatgcagattcatgACTCTTgacaatgaataaaaaacattgtggtagtcagtaaatgttacttttatatagcaagtgcagggaaatatacatggaatcactccattctgaggaaaaaaaatatggaatcgtgagaaacaaacaaagaaataacactcAAAACACATCTTTAGGATTTAGCAGCACCACcattggcttttatgacagcttgcagtctctgaggcatggacttcatgagtattcttcatcaatttggtgccaactctctttgattgcagttgccagaccatccttgcaggtcggagccttgctgtggaccctttttttttttttttcaatttccaccacaggttctcaatagggttgagatctgggctatttacaggccatgacattgactggatgagtctttctccaaggaatgctttaacagtttttgttctgtggcatgatgcattgtcatcttggaaaatgaaaaaagcatatttttaatggaagggataagaaagctgtctaaaatttcaaagtaaacttctgcatttattgaagatttaaccccaGCCatttccccagtgcctttgcctgacatgaaaCCCCATATCATCAAAGACTGagagaattttgatgttttcttcaggcagtcatctttgtaaatttcactagaacagcaccaaacaaacgttccagcatcatcaccttgtccaatgcagattcttgactcttaacaaggtgatgatgctggaacttttgtttggtgctgttccagtgagatttacagatTTAGAGATTTTAGTGAGTGTAGATTTATgtgattttaagtgggattgaatgtgtgGGTGTCCTCATTTATGACTCAactgaaattgtatttatttcaaatgcaATCATttggtgcctttgcctgacatgcagccccatatcatcaaggactgagagaatttttgttttcttcaggcagtcatctttgtaaatctcactggaacggcaccaaacaaaagttccagcatttttttccctcagaattGAGGAATTCCATATACTGTGGGgataacaagtatttgatacactgccaatatttccctgcacttgtgctataaaagtaacattaacTGACtatcacaatgttttttaattcatttcttctaattcatttcgtttctgaatgctaaatagttgcacttttgaactatcagagtttgttctacatgataaaatgtttgagtgagtgctcgtccgagactggtgattccatactttttgctaggggttgtataacaAACAACAATAGTAACAAAAAACATGAGAAGCACTGCTGTAAACGCAGCTAACAGTGCCCTACAAATGGTTAATTTCATCCTCGAACTCACCAGGGCTTTGGCGCCATCTTGTGGTATTACAGAATCAGCCCAAAAATATCAACTCGGATTGAATTTGACACCATTCCTTCCAATTTTAGGCATTTCTGTGGTGCTTGACCTGACTCCGAACTACTTAGGATCGTCGCCATGGTTCGGCACCGCCGATCTCAACGATGTGTTGGCCAGCGTTCAGGTAGGACTCGCGGATGTTCAATCCGTCCATATCTGTTATAAAAATCTCTCCCCTTTTGgagaaatttgccattttgaagtcaaaagggtgacttacgtgaattgtgtagatctgaggagaaaattattaaggggggggggttcgggagattttttttttttttttttaatgtcggacaCTTGGTATACAAGcaaggaaagcggcacaaagctaaaaaagccaaaacattgacatatttcaacgaaacaaaggagggtacactgttgtgtcctgtctcttcaatgccaagccaggctgcacgtcggccgtgaatgaacgccCAAAAcgctgtcacccagttgtaattttggaagacgaccggAGACAtttacaagctggcagatcgtaagtccatctagctaactaacgacatgttttatttaagttgctaagcatgtcgcaatatgcaatgagtccatttatcgcacggtaaataaaaatggagagacagcgagaactaaaagtgtatttgccatgtgtcaaaatggattttgccatgtgacattttttgccatgcggcatttttatgccacgtggcaaaatggattttgccatgtggcattttatttttattttatttattttttgccacgtggcaaaatggatattaccatgtggcatttttttttttgccatgtgtcaaaatggattttgccatgtggcattttttttttttttgccatgtgtcaaaatggattttgccatgtggcattttttttttgccatgtggcaaaatggattttgccatgtggcattttttttttttttttgccatgtggcaaaatggattttgccatgtggcatttttttttttttttttgccatgtggcaaaatggattttgccatgtggcattttttttttttgccacgtggcaaaatggattttgccatgtggctttgtttttttttgccatgtggcaagatggatttttgttcaaaatgaatggaaaatttggacggtcatagccttatttgggtgccagttgaatgtcaatgcgctgtaatggtaagtgtataatCAAAAACCATAGCATcacatgtttttctgtcattaaaaatcaatggaaaatttggacgtgcatagctgtcaatggcattgatgtgcatggcctgcaaaaaatgCCGTataacccccaaaaaatgactcacaccaaaatccattttgtacaTGTCAAACTccatttttgccacgtggcaaattcgacttttcgttctcggccctgctgtaaaaatgagggtggtaattttaacggctgcgttttatcgttgcatgcgtgtgtgtacacgtgcgtgttgagggcatatgagactccagttcctttcacagatgtttatttgtcaacacgccgtagaattaaagttcagtcaAACAACGGAAACTCATCTCTATTAAactctgtaaacgttagcattgctacattgaggctaatggggaaaaaagacaacctactttggcttgctataaaacattggctgtcttctccaaaacgcaaacttgcggttgaaAAGTGacactttaaaaatgaaaaatcgctagataacagcatttgcaaacggataaaatggaaaaaaaattgatgagtgacaccacatgcaatgacaaaaagagcttttttttttgtggaatataaagcttactgttagcggtttagcgaacgtacttctggtgaacatttcaaaataaaagcacgtcatgttcgtcatataaataacgatttctggagttaatcccacatactgcaGAATTCCAGGGAAGAAAATTACTCGATTaggtgactaatcgggagaaaattagttgtacagtgtactggcacatatttcctccacctttttaacccctgacccattttcatgcctgatatctCCTCTCGGCGTCTCATCGTCTCCCATGTTTGTTTCGCAGGACGCGGCGAAGCACTGGCTCGACCTGGGCGTCGACGGAATCAAACTCTCCGACATCGGCACGGCCAACTCGGCGGACTTGACTCCGCTGCTAGATGTGCTTAAGGGGAATGACACTGAAGATGAAGCTGTGAAAAAGTAACTATATTTTTGCTACTAAATTTGCAGGACACCTTGACTTTTGAAATTCGGTGCAGAATGAAAAGCATTCCAGGAACGCGGGGGAGTCTACGTGAGAAATGGGcaggatataaaaaaaaaagcagcttcAAAGTATCCCGTTGTGTATTCACCGGATAGGTGTTTTCAAGCTCTGTATTTCACTTAAGGTGAGGTTAAATGTTAAGCTAAGCAAAGACGTCCacacttcccagtcaaaatggatttgacgtcagtGGCGTTAAATAAGGGGGGAACCTCTAGGTACATCAtcattgcgatacaaggctcacgataataaTCTCAACGGTATGGCGAGACGACAAATATCgaaacatgggtcaggaaatcattccacaatatattgatttttggtcaattcttgttgattttgggttactgtgcAGGAACTGaatgaatagaaagtgactcaaaaatcaacctttaaatgccctaaaacttggaagactggctgtgaatgcctcgtttcagtaccattgacagCATCCATTTTTAaaacctcccagtcaaaatggattggatgtctagcgccgtcaaagtTAGCAAATAAGCTAACACAGATGCTAGTGGAAGATTTTAGTAGCAACTACAGTGGTCAGATAAGGACTTTTTAACCATAATCCCTAGAGTTCGATCGATATAGGATTTTCGAATGCCAATACCGATTGCCGATTTTGTAAGTCGATATTTAAAGGCCGATATACTTTTTAAAGCACAtagaatgtttaaaaaaatgcttcaacagCTTCTAATTTACAATGATTACCTgagacttaaaggattaattctgTCTATTGATAAAGATGAAGGATGCTaaagctaacgcgaatgctacgctaactcTACGAGTGACATTTAAAGGGTAAGGatcgctcagtaaacatcttaaAAGGCTAAACCAACATTGCGTAGTCTCTCATGCAAGATCAAAAACTTATTACAATAGTTACAAAACCGGCGAGCCTGAggcttcctgtagcagcctgccttcaaaCTGCTGCGGGGTCCTTCCGGGGTCCGACCGTCAGTCAGTGGaggccacagttgcccacacagatgcctgatcaaaatcctaaGACTAAAACATTGGGAGACTAATGACTATTTTTGTCTGACAAGACGAAAATgcaccatagtttccgtcacatgttcacaatctttgacattttatgtgtagtctccaggcttgcacacacggtaagatttttttttttaaatctttgccagagagaatatgcaatgttgcttaagCCTTTAAAAGTTGATGCTGAGTGATCATTTTTAtgatgccttttagctctatatactgtatgggtaaaacggcgctattatagattgaacgcgacaacgcGTGAGCGGGTCgtacagcgcatgcgttaattacgttaaatattgtaacgtgataaatgtaaaaaatattcattctcgccgttaacgcgataaatttgataaccctgccTTAAGCttcaactaaagactctggaagagcgtaacacatta
This sequence is a window from Corythoichthys intestinalis isolate RoL2023-P3 chromosome 13, ASM3026506v1, whole genome shotgun sequence. Protein-coding genes within it:
- the slc3a2a gene encoding solute carrier family 3 member 2a, with product MNTEVDMKDVELNELDPEKQPMTGDGQTAGGEKNGNLKTKGSDEEVAFTGLSKEELMKVAGTPGWVRTRWVLLILFWLGWLGMLAGAIAIIVNAPRCKPIPEMRWWNNGPLYQIGDAEAFADGLAGVEKKLDNINQLKVKGLVLGPFHTVQADQPSTLNLKQIDPTLGSKEDLKAVLEKAHKKGISVVLDLTPNYLGSSPWFGTADLNDVLASVQDAAKHWLDLGVDGIKLSDIGTANSADLTPLLDVLKGNDTEDEAVKKMLMGVAEGFSAAEISQLLNTSGVDLMLSDLLDTNLQGAQRIDAVNTLHMEQRRLGWGLGAARRLQLAKLAVSRALIRLYQLLLFTMPGTPVFNYGDEIGLQMQDEKPPKMIWDLEKDSKADEAAVNATTEADREEYSAVRMWFKSLSDLRGKERSLLHGDYYPLQSSVSTLAFLRLWDQSERFVTAVNWGQVEETLQLKLAPTEEVKLPKSATVKLSTDPAMEVESTVDLDKVTLGPGQGVLLQFPYKG